One genomic segment of Streptomyces sp. RerS4 includes these proteins:
- a CDS encoding YcnI family protein: MKTSRVSFAAALAAGAVLVLSGPAFAHVSVQPGEATKGGYATINFKVPNERDNASTTQLEVNFPVDQPLTSVMPQDIPGWTVNVEKTKLDKPLTVHGKQVNEAVTKVTWSGGKIEPGRFQQFPVSVGKLPDADQMVFKAIQTYDNNEVVRWIEEAKEGAAEPQTPAPVLKLTAAKGDDHHDAGAKKTDDAKNAKDGAAKDGKHDEAAAKSSDTTARALGIAGIVVGLGGVAFGVASRRRTS, from the coding sequence ATGAAGACCTCGCGCGTCTCCTTCGCCGCCGCCCTCGCCGCCGGCGCCGTCCTCGTCCTGTCCGGCCCGGCCTTCGCTCACGTCAGCGTCCAGCCCGGTGAAGCCACCAAGGGTGGCTACGCGACGATCAACTTCAAGGTCCCCAACGAGCGGGACAACGCCTCGACCACGCAGCTCGAAGTGAACTTCCCCGTCGACCAGCCGCTCACCTCGGTCATGCCGCAGGACATCCCCGGCTGGACCGTCAACGTCGAGAAGACCAAGCTCGACAAGCCGCTCACCGTCCACGGCAAGCAGGTCAACGAGGCCGTCACGAAGGTGACCTGGTCCGGCGGCAAGATCGAGCCCGGCCGGTTCCAGCAGTTCCCGGTCTCGGTCGGCAAGCTCCCCGACGCCGACCAGATGGTCTTCAAGGCGATCCAGACGTACGACAACAACGAGGTCGTCCGCTGGATCGAGGAGGCGAAGGAGGGCGCGGCCGAGCCGCAGACCCCGGCCCCCGTGCTGAAGCTGACCGCCGCCAAGGGCGACGACCACCACGACGCCGGCGCCAAGAAGACCGACGACGCGAAGAACGCCAAGGACGGCGCCGCCAAGGACGGCAAGCATGACGAGGCCGCCGCCAAGAGCTCCGACACGACCGCGCGGGCCCTCGGCATCGCGGGCATCGTGGTCGGCCTCGGTGGAGTGGCCTTCGGCGTCGCCTCGCGCCGCCGCACGTCCTGA
- a CDS encoding SCO family protein has product MRTTRVTVAALAVAAALTLTACGGESAKTTGSVNQISGQKKASSATVLDRPFDKPDVVLTDTTGKPWNLREQTKGRPTLIYFGYTNCPDVCPLTMSNVAVAKKALPKEDQDKLQVVFVTTDPERDTPDSLGAWLKAQDPSFIGLTGDFAKIQAAARSLGIGIEAAKKEADGSVVSMHGAQVIAFSPKTDEGYVLYGEGTTVDDYTKDLPKIIKGENP; this is encoded by the coding sequence ATGCGCACCACACGTGTGACGGTCGCCGCCCTCGCGGTGGCGGCCGCCCTCACTCTCACCGCCTGTGGCGGTGAGAGTGCCAAGACCACCGGTTCGGTCAACCAGATCAGCGGCCAGAAGAAGGCCAGCTCCGCGACCGTGCTGGACCGCCCCTTCGACAAGCCCGATGTCGTCCTCACGGACACCACCGGCAAGCCGTGGAACCTGCGTGAGCAGACCAAGGGCCGGCCGACGCTCATCTACTTCGGCTACACCAACTGCCCCGACGTGTGCCCCCTGACGATGAGCAACGTCGCGGTCGCCAAGAAGGCGCTGCCGAAGGAGGACCAGGACAAGCTCCAGGTCGTCTTCGTCACCACGGACCCGGAACGGGACACCCCCGACTCCCTCGGCGCGTGGCTCAAGGCCCAGGACCCGTCGTTCATCGGACTGACCGGGGACTTCGCCAAGATCCAGGCCGCCGCCCGATCGCTCGGCATCGGTATCGAGGCCGCCAAGAAGGAGGCCGACGGCAGCGTCGTCTCCATGCACGGCGCCCAGGTCATCGCCTTCTCGCCCAAGACCGACGAGGGCTACGTCCTCTACGGCGAGGGCACGACCGTCGACGACTACACCAAGGACCTGCCGAAGATCATCAAGGGAGAGAACCCGTGA
- a CDS encoding copper chaperone PCu(A)C — protein sequence MNTRTTRTIAAALSLTAALAISGCSSSDSGSTTDGKTKPALTVSGAFMPEPVNDKMAGAFMVIKNDSKTADKLTAVTSPLSDDLQIHETKDQKMQQVQSLDVPAGGELKLERGGDHIMFMGLKNKPNVGDKITVELRFEKADPVKVELDVKERTYNAQNSNAH from the coding sequence GTGAACACCCGCACCACCCGCACCATCGCCGCCGCCCTCTCCCTGACGGCAGCGCTCGCCATATCCGGCTGCTCCTCCTCCGACTCCGGGTCCACGACGGACGGCAAGACCAAGCCCGCCCTGACGGTCAGCGGGGCCTTCATGCCCGAGCCGGTCAACGACAAGATGGCCGGTGCTTTCATGGTCATCAAGAACGACTCGAAGACCGCCGACAAACTGACCGCCGTCACCAGCCCGCTCTCGGACGATCTGCAGATCCACGAGACCAAGGACCAGAAGATGCAGCAGGTCCAGTCGCTGGACGTGCCCGCGGGCGGCGAGCTGAAGCTTGAGCGCGGCGGCGACCACATCATGTTCATGGGGCTCAAGAACAAGCCGAACGTCGGTGACAAGATCACCGTCGAGCTGCGTTTCGAGAAGGCCGACCCGGTCAAGGTCGAGCTGGACGTCAAGGAACGGACGTACAACGCACAGAACTCCAACGCCCACTGA